ACCCTTTAACTTGCTtggccctctgcctggaatgttctcccTCCAGAACTTCACATGGCTGTCTTTTTCTTATcattcagctcaaatgtcacttccatGGAGAGGCCTTCCCCAGGCATTCTATATAAAGTAGTATCCCCACCATCAGTTCCTCTATCtcatttcacaattttattttctttgtgacatTTAACACTACCTGAAATGGGCTTATTTATCCATATATGTATTATCTGTCTCCCTCACAACACTGTAAGCTCAGTTCCTCTATCtcatttcacaattttattttctttgtgacatTTAACACTACCTGAAATGGGCTTATTTATCCATATATGTATTATCTGTCTCCCTCACAACACTGTAAGCTCAGTTCCTCTATCtcatttcacaattttattttctttgtgacatTTAACACTACCTGAAATGGGCTTATTTATCCATATATGTATTATCTGTCTCTCTCACAACACTgtaagctccaagagggcagtgatcatttttttaacatgcttcctggaacatagtagtaggcactgaataaatattgGTGGAATAAATGAGTGAGATAGTTATCCGATGCCTGTAGTGTGCTGGCTCTGTTCTAGGTACTGAGGATGTAGCTTGAATCAAGTAGACAAAAATCTCTGAACTCTTGGACTTTACATTCCAACATGGGTTGACAGTCAACGAATATGGCAGGGAAGGGAAGCTGCTGGAGCGGGGCTGTGCTGCATTAAATAGGGTGATTGAGGAAAGGTCTTGCTGTGGAGACCTGCAGAAGGTGAGAAGGGAGGCACCTGAACAAGGTGAGGAAGATacgggggtgtggggggagggaggagcagaGGGTTGGAAAGGAGTCtttcaggcaaagaaagaaatgcaaaggccctgaggaaaCAGGACGGGCCTATATGGCTAAAGCCAGTGAACTGCTGGGAGAGGGGCAGGAGGTGGGGCAGAGAGGTGCTAGTGGGACAGCTCCAAACATGTAGAGTCTTGCAGGCCACTGCAAAGACTTTGGTTTTTGCTCTTGTGTAAGATGGAAAGCCACTGGGGGACTCCGGGCAGGGTGACTTATCTGACTTAGGTTATAACAGTGGTAAAGGTGGTAACAGTTATGAGACCAATGCCGTAATCCAGGCAAGAGGTGATGGTGGCTCGTATCAGGGTGTTGACAGGCAGATGGTGAAACATATATAACAGTGAGGAAGTATTTCAAAGGTAGAGCTGACAGGATTTGCTGATTCAATGAAcaaagtaatgaaagaaaaaacatgttcAGAATTGATACAGAGAAGGCTTTTCTTGGATTTATAGAAAAGAGACTGATTCTGTCAGACCTGTGACACTGATAAAACGGTTAGTAGCACAACTACCTAGAAATCCAGCATTGGAACCTGGAACCTTTGTGTCATCtattatttatccaaaagaacaaaacaaaaaagaatggtGAAATATATTCAGTACCAAAATCTGTACTTGTAATTAAGCGAGCTGGTTTGGGGCTTGATCTTATTTCAGCACACTGACACGAGCGCGATAATTGTGCCGCAGacataaacatttcaaaatgaaaatgacacaTCTCCGTGAGGAGACTGTAAAGCTCACTGGGTAGTTACACAAAAGGGTAAACATTGTTATTGAGAACAAAGATCTCGCCTGATTTATCCTGATTGACGGTCTGTACTCCAAACTGATCTGAAAACTGCTCAGACCTCTGACCCTTTGCCTATTCGGCTCCTCTGAAAGCGCCCTGGAGATTTTTCACCTTTGCATTCTTCACTACCTGGCACCCAGCAAACAGCAAGTGCACAGCAAATATTCAACGACCCGCTGATTTCTTACCACCCTCCTCTACCCACTCCTGTCTTCTTCCTGCAGCGCTCAggagtttttctttctatttcttaccttccttccttcctctctcaccctttcttggctttctctctctctctaccccccTCCCCAAATCAGTGATCAGATAAACCactcataaataaaaaaatataaaacctgagAATGTGCTGGGAGTTATGCACGCCGTGTGTAGCGAGCAAGCGGGAGAGGCCCCACCCAGCCGAGAAGCCAGAGGTGGCACTGCGGGGAGGTGGCCGCGTCAGCCACCCTCGTGCAAGAGCGCCCCGAAGACACACGTTTAGCGCACCCAATTTCCCCCGTTGCCATATCAGCTCATTTCCTCATTTTGAGGTCTCCCAACCAATTGCACCCAGATAATAAGCTATCGGATTGCGTCCTACTACGGCAGAATACTGAGACCTGCTTTTCGATTCCAGGGTTTTTTCGAGGCTACACCGCAACATGAATAAAATCTGGTTACCCCTGGCTGGGGCGGCCCCAGGTCTCTccaggatttttttgtttctctcgAGAACTTTCGGCGACACGACGACCGACGAAGGCAGCACCACAGCTGCACCGTGTGAAGTGGCCGGTTTCGGAGTCGGCCACGCATTTCCACTCCCGAGGCGTGAGGAGCCCGAAAGTTGACATCCTCTTTCCAGAGTCCCCAAGTGTGGGGTGGGGTTAGTAAGACAGGGGGCACAGTGACTGCCCCTCTAAAGAAGAGCGTCAGCCCCAGGCTCTGAACACTTCGGAAGAGGAAGAAAGTTGGGCGGGAGCGGGAAGGGGTGGGACCGCGGAgcggggtggggctgggggtgccgGGCGGGAGTCCGGTCGCCCCCCGCGCGCGCAGGCCGGGGTGGAGCCAGCGGCTGGGCGCGGCGTCAGCGTTTCAGAGGCAAATCGATTCCCCGCCCGGGAGCGAGGCTCCGCCGCTCCGCAGCCGCCCACGCCTCCTGCGCGCCGCGGCGCAGGCGACTCTACTTAAGCGGTGCGCGGGCCGCGACCCGGCACTCGCCTGGAGCGCGCGGTGAGGCGGGCGGAGCGCAGCGGGGCTCGCGGGGGCGCACGGCGGCGCGCTCGTACTGGCTCCGTGTGGCTCGcggtggtggcggcggcggcggccggggcTCGGGGCTGAGCGAGCGTCCCGGCGCCGGGGCTCCGGGAAAGGCGGCTGCGGCTCCTGAGCGTCGCCCTGCTCCCTGCCACTGCCGCAGCCCGGCCACCTCTTTGCCATGGCTCTGGCGGACAGTACACGTGGACTACCCAACGGGGGTGGCGGCGGGGGCGGCAGCGGCTCGTCGTCGTCCTCCGCGGAGCCGCCGCTGTTCCCCGATATCGTGGAGCTGAACGTGGGGGGCCAGGTGTATGTGACCCGGCGCTGCACGGTGGTGTCGGTGCCTGACTCGCTGCTCTGGCGCATGTTCACGCAGCAGCAGCCGCAGGAGCTGGCCCGGGACAGCAAAGGCCGCTTCTTTCTGGACCGGGACGGCTTCCTGTTCCGCTACATCCTGGATTACCTGCGGGACTTGCAGCTGGTGCTGCCCGACTACTTCCCCGAGCGCAGCCGGCTGCAGCGCGAGGCCGAGTACTTCGAGCTGCCTGAGCTCGTGCGTCGCCTCGGGGCGCCCCAGCAGCCCGGCCcggggccgccgccgcccccgcggCGCGGGGTGCACAAGGAGGGCTCGCTGGGCGACGAGCTGCTGCCGCTCGGCTACGCGGAGCCCGAGCAGCAGGAGGGCGCCTCGGCCGGGGCGCCGTCGCCCACGCTGGAGCTGGCCAGCCGCAGCCCGTCCGGGGGCGCGGCGGGCCCGCTGCTCACGCCGTCCCAGTCGTTGGACGGCAGCCGGCGCTCGGGCTACATCACCATTGGCTACCGCGGCTCCTACACCATCGGGCGGGACGCGCAGGCGGACGCCAAGTTCCGGCGGGTGGCGCGCATCACGGTGTGCGGCAAGACATCGCTGGCTAAAGAGGTGTTCGGGGACACCCTGAACGAGAGCCGGGACCCCGACCGGCCCCCGGAACGCTACACCTCGCGCTATTACCTCAAGTTCAACTTCCTGGAGCAGGCCTTCGACAAGCTGTCTGAGTCGGGCTTCCACATGGTGGCGTGCAGCTCCACGGGCACCTGCGCCTTTGCCAGCGGCACCGACCAGAGCGAGGACAAGATCTGGACCAGCTACACCGAGTACGTCTTCTGCAGGGAGTGAGCTCCCCAGACCCCCTCGTGACTCCAGCGCCCAGTCCCCCTCCGTCCTGTCCGGGAGATGGTTATAGATCCCCCCACGTCCCCTGCCCTCTGTCCCCGGGACCCCCCCGACCCCCCCCCCAGTAGCCCACCCTACTTCAGAACCTGCAGCCGCAGATCCTCTCGGCTTCTCCGTCTTCTTTGGACCCGACTAACCGAGAGCGCCCAGATGTACCCCCACCCCTCACTACCTGGATTCCCTGCCTCAAACCGCCCCTCCCCAGATCGCACTTCAGGCTGGATCTAGGGgggcagtgtggccacagagtcACCAAGTACTTGGGAATGATTGAATTGTTCAGAACCTGATTGGACCGTGTCCAGTGTGTAGAAGATTCCTTGAAATCTTCTCGAGCCCTTATGACTCATTCGCGGTTTAAGAGATCAGGACTGATAACACTGTCTGGGGATAGTGTTTTGAAAGGTCATTACACAATCTTTTTGACCCTCTTTAAAGGCAGAGTTTTAGAAGGCTGAATGGAAGCCTCTGATCCTGGAATTAGGACCGCATGGAGGCAGTTCAGTGACTGAGTAAAGTTTTGAGAAGTTACAGGTAGAAGCAGAATCTAGTGCTGGCACAGTGAAGGATCGTATCTTTTCCATACAGATAAAAGATCTTCGCCTGTGACTTATACTTGTAGAAAGTGATCCTCCTGCCTGCGGAGGCGCCCTTTCTCCTCGGCTCATCGCCAGAAGCTTCTGGTTCAGCTGGTTGACATGGTAGCTGTTActggcaagagagagaaagggcacCGCCTCCCGGAGGGCGACGCTGCCCTGGTCTCCAAGCGCTGCGGGAAGTCACTTGGCAGTGACTGTAACGGAGCTGGGCAGGGATGCACGCCGCGGGTGTTAGGAAAGCCCGTATTCTTGTGGTGAATGGCAGTAGGACCTTCCTTAGCTTAAGACttggggggtgggctggggagggaggaaagagggtagaagggtgggaagggaggagcaGACATACTCATTTATTATACGAAAGTTGGAAGTTCGTGCCATCCGTTTGACTACATgcacctttaaaaatataaaatagtaaatgcAAACATGCAAGGCATTTTATAAAGATTAAACAACAGACCTACTCTTACCTGGCAGTTTATTGAACTAACTGTTTTGAGTCCTAAACTTAGAGGTTGTTAACACTTATATAATCTGACCAAAGAGTTACCCAGTAGGGTTTTAGTTTTTgaactttcattttcttgttgattataaatcctgattttaaaatctatttacttGAGCAAAATAAGTTTGATTTTCGTTACTTAGACTTAAGCTCTCTTATTGAAAATCTTCATTTTCTCCACACCCAGCAAGTGTTGACTGCTGGGCCAACTTGAAAACCTTCTGAAAATGCCACTTTCATGCAATTTGTTTGAAGTTAAGGTGGAATCTTTGCAAGTGACAGCTGCAGAGAAATAAATCACCAAGGGCTGCCCATCTGGGGATAGCTATAAAAtggagtatttttaaatgaaggcaGATAAGTACTTAACAGTGAGCTGAGCAATAAAACGGTGTTTTAGGTAAATGCAACAGAAACAGGAAGCGACCTGGTTGCCTTATGCCTTTATCTTCATGTGGAAGAAATTCCCAATGCATATCCTGTGTACACTGTAAGTAAAGGGAAATGAATCCTTGTCATGCTTCATGCTGTGAGGTGTCCTTTGGATATTCTGTGATGATGGAGaaacctttctattttttttgtttgttccagCATCTTTCTCTGAAGtgtgtttttaaagattttgtaaGACCCATTTTCAGTGTTTAAATTagtgcaatttttctttctttttaaaaatgaatcttgtACTGTATCTTACTATGTCCATAACATGTTACAAATTGGAAGTTTTATTCTTAGACTCATGTGATCCAATCTGTATATACCATATATGAACATTTTACACGAatcatttagttttttaattcatttactaaTACTATATACATTTCCTATATTTACTCCCAATAATGTGTATCAGATGATGTATATACTAAAGCTACGTTTTGATGAGTTTCTTATATCCTTGACTATGGGTAAATTGGGTTATGAAAAATACATAATTGTAAAACTGAGTTTGCTCTATACCTTTTCGCTTGGATATTAGTTGTATGCTAATCATATACTGATTAACTGTCTACTTAAAATCAAGGTACCTGTATTTTTAATCcactaattctttttattttaaaattggggACAAGAAAGATTTGAGGTATTTTATTAGAGTTgtatttttagaaaagtaaagTTGCCTTTATATGCAAAGACTGTATCTGGAAGCTAAATGGAAGCAGGATCCAGGAAGTTGTGTTTGCTTATGTGTTGAGTTTGTTCTCAGACTAGGTAATGCATCAGAACTTACTGGAATCATGTAGGACTGTCTCTCACTGGCTGAAAATGAGTGTCATAGAGATTTCTCCACCCTGTATGGCATGCTATTAGATTGCTCACCAAAAAGCACATGACTGAGAACATCTTAGGACAGATCAGAACCACTAACATATAGCAAGACTCAGCCCCAGGAGTCAGTCATGAGAAGCTGCTAAAGTTTTGTCTCTGCCACTCAAGTCTTATGAATTTTATCTTGTGAAACTTTGAGCTATTCCACTGTCTTGTGCATAGACATCTTACTTATTCTTACCCTGCCCCGAACCCCCTTCATTATTTGAAAGACTGGGAGTTTAATGGTTAGGGACAGTAAACCAACCTCTTTTTCTAGGGATTTATGTTCCCTCTGAACTTGAAGTTGATACATGAAAACTTTCTACTTTTAGCCCAGAATGAAAGCTAGATAGGGAACTCATTTTACATTGGGTAAATAGTATAACTGAGGTAAGATGACTTGGCTTGAGCACCTTTGGATCCCTGCCCCTCCATGTACTTTGGGCACAGAAAGATACTTTGAGGTCTACTAAGTGGTTATCACCTATGAACTTGGACATAGTATTGAGGGTCCATTTGACTAAGACCTCTAAAGATACCATTCAAAGATGCTGAATGTTATAAATCGTTTGGATAATTATGACTACATAAATCTGACTCAGAGAGGCATTCATTTACATATGTTGCTCTAATTACTATTTACATTCATAAATACAACTGGGTGACCTTAAActtttaataacatttaattttttaaaaaggaattgttGACAGTGGTGGTTAAAAAACAGGTACCATATTCCATGCTTTTGCACCAAGTGTTTGACacattgtctatttttttttaaatacatgtagACTATGAACCatattctaatttttcaaatgttatgtTGTGGAAAATATTCCTTGAAGGTGtgagacttaatttttttttctttcaatactgtTTTTACTCTTGtgtttcttgtttgattttttggATTAACACAAAGTGATAATTTATAATACTAGCCAAAATTGTCTTCTTTTTCAAACCAGAcccatatatatgtatctatggGGCCTGGTGCTTCTCTGAGGAAATGCATAATCTGCGAATACTCAGACAAAATGGGCAACTGGCAGTGCTCATAACATTccaatttttattggaatttttcATGGAATATTATTACATTAAAGCCATGTAGGGTGAAGCTTTGATAGTTTTTTACTCTTCAAGTTAATGGTAAATTCCAATctaatattaaaatcatttttgtacTCCCACATAAAAAATGCTAAATTAGGATGCAGTTATTTAGAAAAGTATAGACTGGAGGAGTTGAAttccttaagaatttcttttatAGTCTAAATCACAAATGCTTTACTCAATTGACTTAAGTTTTTAAGATAGCTGAATATCTTTATTGTAAACCTACCAGAGTCAATTCTtcgctttgattttttttttctgtttttccttactataagtaatttaaaaacagaattagttTTCTTAGATGACTTAAGTCTgtatcttgaaaaataaaagatactctTATTCCTGTGTCTATAGTACCTGAAATAGGTGTTCATATAGGCAGGAACAAGTTATGTTGAAGTTAACTTTTCATTGTCACAGTTTTGGTcaataaaaatctaaaagtatTTGCACTTGAGGATTTAGATTTTCTACTGGGGCCTTTGAAACTTAGAAGAAATTCAACCTGAGTATCTACATTAGAGTAAAATCGTGTGTGGTAGGAGGATGGACTAGTTAACCAAGAATTCTTGTCACTTATATATCTTGTGACTTTTTTtcaagccatttttaaaaattctaaatgtgtTTTGAAGTATGTGGACATTAATCGTAATGTAAACTATTATACAACTGTCTTTGTGACTAGACAGGCAGATAAATTTTGCTGTTACTATTGAATATAAATGATGACCATTCATCTGTGACCACTCAGACAGCATTAGTAATCATTtagtgacaaaggattaaaacaTCCATCATGGATATTAATTTTGAAGATgttaattgtttaaatttttccaggCATCTGAAAAATTATCTGCTAAACAATGGAAGATTCCCACAGAGCTGTCTGGGATTCTGAAATTGTTAAATATGCTGTATGACAAGTAGTACCTTTCATTGAGCCATTTTCTCAAAatataaggagagaaaaaaattattatatcaaACTTTTCTAATTAAacagccaagaaagaaaaaaaccccactctCTACTTTAGAAAAGACATTGATGAAGTCTTTTCAGACGTGCCCAAACTTTGAGGATTTTCCAACCATCTAAATGCTCTATAGAGATTTTTGTTCTCCCTGTTCACAACCAGTTGTATAACAGAGACATTCAGTACTGTTTTCCTCCCTGTATGTGAAGTAACGAATCATTGATTATGTGACTTGTTATGTATTCTATTAAACACTAAAGAATAAAACATTCACTGCTTTAATTATTCCTCTTGGCTCCTCAGTATAGATTGCCTTGAATGCTGCTCTAATTTCATTTAAGGGGTTCTTTAAACCCTGGGAATGCTTCTCAAATTGTTGTGGGACTAATGATGAGCAGGATGTCATCAGAGAAACTTTTCACTGAGGATTGGGCAGCTGGGCCAGGCCTAGCAGGTTTTTTCCCCAGAGTTTATTGCCAAGAACACATAGCTGGTTTGGTACTCAATGAGGAAGGGACATCCTTGACAAACATTTTCTTTGACCTGAGTCTTTGCAGCATCTGCCAGTTGTGCATATGAGGACTGTACATAGAGATGACCTCTCAAAGTGTGTAGGGACAAGGAAACAAGCTATGGGATATGCCTTCATTAGAAGTACAGTTCATGAAGATGAGGTTCTAGAGAATGTCGGTAATGAAGATCTGCACTTTTGATATTGGGGCCCTTTTACTGCTTCATCTCCAGTCATTGATGTCCCTTCTCTCTAAAGAAAGCACAGCACTACTGATTGGGAAATCCCGGAATCTCGAGTCTGCTGGGTTATGGCACAGGAAGCCGTGAGTTGGATGGGTAGAGTGGGCGGGCTTcacccttcctcttttcttttgtgAGTACTTCCTCTAgatagcttttgtttttaaagtgtgtgtgtgtgtgtatacataaacacacatgatttattttttgaaaatttattgtaTATGGTGGAAAGTTTAAGCAATATAAGAATgtgtacaatgaaaaatatttcttcctccAGTAACTCCTAGATTTTCCCAGAAACAACTACTGGTGTATCTTTACAGAGACATTCTATACATATATAAGCATATACGTTTctatccttccttttcttttttctattcagTCGGACTTATACCTGTTCCATGCTTTGCTTCTTTTTACTGCATGTTCTGGAGCTCTTGCAATGCATGAACGTGTAGCATGATCTACCTCATTTTATTTGATAGCTACATGATGTGACATGCCATTGTCTAAATGTGCTGTCATTTACTTTACCAGTCATTTATTGATAGGCATTTAAGTTTCCAGGTTCCCACCCCCCCAGTTCTGTATTAgtacatttgtgttgcttataacaaaatacatggaactgggtagtttataaaaaaagtgaaatgtattgcttacagtttcagaggctgggaagtccaaagtccagggaacgcatttGATTAGTCTtatttggtggtggttttacagcaatgcaggggtctcacatggcagaaaatggtgaagcagagagagcaagaaaaataCTAACCtcgttcactctccttttaaaaccttccaaaccatgctcctgaccaccattattaatccattcactatggcatggtgctACAATCtcatcatctcttcaaggcctcacctttcaattaccataacaggatttccaaccctcttaacagttacagtgggggccaagtttctaatacataaaacttgggggacagaattcaagcttcaatgaatttgggggggacattcaatctgcTACATACCCCAAAGAGTGCTATACTGAGTATCTTTTTAGATGTATGCAAATAGATCTGAGTCTAGCTTTTTTGTATGAAGTGATGTCAAGAGAGAAATGGCCTGGTAATTTTTCCATCTTTAGGGACTATGGAAATAATAGGATTCAATAGAAGCTCTCTAGAAAATGGAGATGGTGGTGGTATAACTCTAGAGCCATTAGGTATATAAGTGTGaagtttctttttggttttttttaataaaagatgaccggtaaggggatcttaacccttgacttggtgttgtcagcaccacgctctcccatgtgagccacgggctggccctgtaaGTGTGAAGTTTTATGTAGCTTTCATATTGGGGATAAGGCCCCAtccctttttttcctatttctcttccatttttattttagattctcTTTGAATTATGACCAACATTTGGTTTTTAGCAATATAATGTATGTATACGAGCCATAACATATCCTATGCTTCTTAACCAGACACCTCTGAGGGAGTTGGAAAAGGATGGGAAGTTATAGGATAAATATGGGGGACCTTCTGGAATATCAGTTTTGCTAATTGAGATGTGTATGTGAATTGGAGAGTTAGGTCATTTAAATGGTAAGTGATTTACAAAAACCTCCTAGTTTATGGAAAGAATGACAAGCTTACatgaatttaacaaataaaacctTAAATGTTAAAGATATCCTGAACTTATAGCGTTCCAAGATTTAGTTTACCTTCTTCTGCCATTCAGAACTTGATGGTGGCGGAAGGGGTAGGGCTGAGAACTTCCACTGGTATATACTGGGCTGATTTTTGATGGATAGTTTAGAGAAAATGTTGGCCCAAGTTCTCTGACTTACTCTGCTTAGGTAAGAAGTTTCAAAGTAAATGCTCCTTTGAGGCCAAAATACACCTTTCTTTCCACTCACAGATCCCCCAAGAGTGGCCCACAGGGCTAAGTAGAAAGGAGCCTTTCAGGGCCACTGTATGCCATTAAGTCTGAACTTGGCTGTTGCAACTCTCCCCCATGTACAGCCCttcagtattcattcattcattcattgaaaatCTCTtcagtatctactatgtgccggGCTGTGCCAATCTGATAGGGACACAGGAATAAGACACAAAGTGCCGAGGATTAGTAAGGGAGCCCAATAAtgataaaatacttggaaatgtagTGCTAAAATAGTCTGAGCAATTATAGGAGTCAGAAAGGGGGATACCTA
Above is a genomic segment from Cynocephalus volans isolate mCynVol1 chromosome 7, mCynVol1.pri, whole genome shotgun sequence containing:
- the KCTD12 gene encoding BTB/POZ domain-containing protein KCTD12; translation: MALADSTRGLPNGGGGGGGSGSSSSSAEPPLFPDIVELNVGGQVYVTRRCTVVSVPDSLLWRMFTQQQPQELARDSKGRFFLDRDGFLFRYILDYLRDLQLVLPDYFPERSRLQREAEYFELPELVRRLGAPQQPGPGPPPPPRRGVHKEGSLGDELLPLGYAEPEQQEGASAGAPSPTLELASRSPSGGAAGPLLTPSQSLDGSRRSGYITIGYRGSYTIGRDAQADAKFRRVARITVCGKTSLAKEVFGDTLNESRDPDRPPERYTSRYYLKFNFLEQAFDKLSESGFHMVACSSTGTCAFASGTDQSEDKIWTSYTEYVFCRE